Genomic DNA from Hymenobacter jejuensis:
ATAAAGGCGTTGTTGAAAGCTTACCGCCTTCAAGGGAAGCTTAACGAAGTGTTTGTTGTTTCTAGCTGGGAGCGTATAATGGGTCGGTCAGTTGCTCTCAAAACCCAGGAGATATATATCAGCCATGGCAAGCTGTTTGTCCGCCTTTCTTCTGCGCCATTGAAGCACGAATTAGTCATGGCCAAAACTCAGGTTATGGAAATGATTAATTCTGAAGTCGGTGAACCTGTTATCCAAGAGGTAGTTTTCCTCTAGCAGTATCATGAGCAAACTTATTTATG
This window encodes:
- a CDS encoding DUF721 domain-containing protein, with translation MKKHKLSENSRQADTLPLKDGIKALLKAYRLQGKLNEVFVVSSWERIMGRSVALKTQEIYISHGKLFVRLSSAPLKHELVMAKTQVMEMINSEVGEPVIQEVVFL